In Amaranthus tricolor cultivar Red isolate AtriRed21 chromosome 3, ASM2621246v1, whole genome shotgun sequence, a single window of DNA contains:
- the LOC130809311 gene encoding alkane hydroxylase MAH1-like: MNYIEIFIVILFPFLFYYFYHNKNGVPTNWPIVGMLPALLKNIHRIHDYIIQEMEVVNMTYQFKGPWFTNMDLLITVDPTNVHHVMTKNFGNYPKGDKFREMLDVLGDSISTTDFNVWQYHRKMAQSFLAHPQFYQFLVQKTWEKVENALIPILDHASKYGIEIDLQDLFARFTFDTICAIITHHDPKSLSLDMPYIPSSHALDDIEKAIFYRHVVPPFIWKLQRWLDVGTEYKYRKAWEILDSFIYKCIALKRESLLNHNKDDDDNKCSTDLLTLYIKEDENKKASIGNQGDKFLRDMILSKFIAGKDTVSSTLSWFFYLLSKNPHVVSKITKELEHINIDNQKENTKEVNGKLVYLHASLCETLRLYPPIAFESKNPIQHDVLPSGHHVNVGTQIIFDVYAMGRMKSVWGDDCNEFKPERWISECGVFKNEASHKFFSFNSGPRTCLGKDMAFTQMKIVAATIIKNYVIEDVKDNCVVPDMSIILHMKYGFKVRILPLN, encoded by the exons atgaaCTATATTGAAATCTTCATAGTTATTTTGTtcccttttttattttactatttttatcacAATAAAAATGGAGTTCCAACTAATTGGCCAATTGTTGGGATGCTTCCAGCACTTCTAAAAAACATTCATAGAATTCATGATTATATTATTCAAGAAATGGAGGTTGTCAATATGACATATCAATTTAAGGGTCCTTGGTTTACTAACATGGATCTCTTAATTACCGTTGATCCAACTAATGTTCATCATGTTATGACCAAGAATTTCGGAAACTATCCCAAAGGAGATAAGTTCCGTGAAATGCTTGATGTTCTCGGTGATTCTATCTCAACTACAGACTTTAATGTTTGGCAATACCATCGAAAAATGGCTCAATCTTTCCTAGCTCACCCACAATTCTACCAATTTTTGGTTCAAAAAACATGGGAAAAAGTGGAAAATGCCCTTATTCCAATCCTTGATCATGCATCAAAATATGGTATCGAAATCGACTTGCAAGATTTGTTTGCAAGATTCACATTCGATACCATATGTGCCATTATTACCCATCATGACCCAAAATCTTTGTCACTAGATATGCCTTACATTCCTTCTTCACACGCCCTAGATGACATCGAAAAGGCGATCTTCTATCGACATGTAGTGCCACCTTTTATTTGGAAACTACAAAGATGGTTAGATGTTGGAACAGAGTACAAGTATAGAAAAGCTTGGGAAATCCTCGATAGTTTCATCTACAAATGCATAGCTTTAAAGCGAGAATCATTGTTAAACCATAACAAAGACgacgacgacaacaa gtGTAGTACCGATCTTTTAACATTATATATCAAAGAAGACGAGAATAAGAAAGCTTCAATTGGTAATCAAGGGGATAAATTTTTAAGGGATATGATTTTGAGTAAGTTCATAGCAGGTAAAGACACAGTTAGTTCTACCTTATCTTGGTTCTTTTACCTTCTTTCGAAGAATCCACATGTTGTTTCTAAGATCACAAAAGAACTAGAACATATAAACATAGATAATCAAAAGGAAAACACAAAAGAAGTGAATGGTAAGTTGGTTTATTTACATGCTTCATTATGTGAAACATTAAGATTATATCCTCCAATTGCATTTGAATCAAAGAACCCTATTCAACATGATGTACTTCCAAGTGGGCATCATGTGAATGTAGGTACACAAATTATATTCGATGTGTACGCAATGGGAAGGATGAAATCCGTATGGGGAGATGATTGTAATGAGTTTAAACCCGAGAGATGGATATCCGAATGTGGGGTGTTTAAAAATGAGGCATCACATAAGTTTTTTTCATTCAACTCAGGACCAAGAACTTGTCTAGGAAAGGACATGGCCTTTACTCAAATGAAGATTGTTGCTGCCACTATAATCAAGAATTATGTCATTGAAGATGTGAAAGACAATTGTGTTGTTCCTGATATGTCTATAATCCTTCATATGAAGTATGGGTTCAAAGTTAGGATACTGCCTTTAAACTaa
- the LOC130809312 gene encoding protein ALP1-like: protein MINLNRIISYSDVLCRSHLRMNRFAFSKLRELVRDIGGLSDTRNMTVEEIVAIFLYTISHHKKNRCDSSYFYSSGETVSRQFHLCLMTILKLHDVLLKKPSPITEDCEDDKWKYFKNCLGALDGTMINVTVPSEDRSKYQTRKGSLAMNVLGVCSPELEFIYVLPGWEGSAHDGRVLRDAISRPNGLKVPRGCYYLCDGGYTNGDGFLTPHRGQLYHLREWRNGNRQPRSAEEYFNLRHASARNVIERCFGLLKGRWGILRSPSWFSLQTQGRIVLACCLLHNLIKKYMPPGSIYEDISDDDEELDVSEDDDLGVEYITSINVSNPWTSFRNEMAQTMFNNWRARRQRDDQ, encoded by the exons ATGATTAATTTAAATCGAATAATAAGTTATAGTGATGTTTTGTGTAGAAGCCATCTTCGTATGAATCGATTTGCTTTTAGTAAACTTCGTGAGTTGGTTAGAGATATTGGAGGCTTGAGTGACACTAGAAATATGACTGTGGAGGAGATTGTTGCAATATTCTTATACACAATATCTCACCATAAGAAAAATAGATGCGATAGTTCTTACTTTTACAGTAGTGGAGAAACCGTTAGTAGACAATTTCATTTGTGTTTAATGACCATTCTAAAATTACATGATGTGTTACTTAAGAAACCTTCTCCAATAACTGAAGATTGCGAAGATGATAAGTGGAAGTATTTCAAG AATTGTTTAGGTGCACTTGATGGCACGATGATTAATGTGACAGTACCTAGTGAGGATCGATCAAAATATCAAACTCGAAAAGGTAGCCTTGCCATGAATGTTTTAGGAGTGTGTTCACCTGAGTTAGAATTTATATATGTACTACCTGGTTGGGAGGGTTCAGCGCATGATGGTCGAGTACTTCGAGATGCTATTTCTAGGCCTAATGGGTTAAAAGTGCCAAGAG GTTGTTATTATTTATGTGATGGTGGATATACTAATGGAGACGGATTTCTTACACCACATAGAGGACAACTTTATCACCTTAGAGAATGGAGGAACGGAAACCGACAACCACGAAGTGCAGAAGAGTACTTCAACTTAAGACACGCAAGTGCTAGAAATGTGATTGAAAGATGCTTTGGATTATTGAAAGGGAGATGGGGTATTCTTAGGAGTCCATCATGGTTTAGTTTGCAAACTCAAGGCCGAATTGTCCTAGCTTGCTGTTTActtcataatttaattaaaaaatatatgccaCCAGGATCGATTTATGAGGATATTTCGGATGATGATGAAGAGCTTGATGTTAGTGAAGATGATGACTTAGGAGTTGAGTACATAACTTCTATTAATGTTTCTAATCCATGGACAAGTTTCAGAAATGAAATGGCTCAAACTATGTTCAACAATTGGCGAGCTCGACGACAACGAGATGATCAATAA